From the genome of Pseudomonas sp. WJP1:
CGGCCAATCCGGCGCAGATCGCCGCATTGCGCCAGACCCTCGCGCAGAATGATCCGCAGGGTTACCTGACCACTTATGAACTGTTCGCCACCCAGGACATGTACCGCGCCGATGACCTGGCCAGCATCCAGGTGCCGACGCTGGTCGCTACCGGTGAACTCGACCCGGGGTCGACCCCGGAAATGGCCGAGCAACTGGCCCAGCGCATTCCCGGTGCGCAGGTTGCCGTACTCGCCGAGCAGCGGCATATGATGCCCGTAGAATCGCCGCGCCTGGTCAACCAGCTGTTGCTGGAGTTTCTCGACACGGCGCACACCCGACAAAACCAGATCAAGGGGATCGTTGCATGACTCTCGCACGCTTCCAGATGTGCATCGGCGGTGAATGGGTCGATGCCCTCTCCGGCAAGACTTTTGAAAGCCTCAACCCGGCCCTGGCCGAACCGTGGGCCGAACTGCCCGATGCCGACGAAGCCGACGTCGAACGCGCCGTACAGGCTGCGCAGACTGCCTTCGACAGCCCGGCCTGGCGCGGCCTGACCGCCACCGCCCGGGGCAAGTTGCTGCGGCGCCTGGGTGACCTGATCGCCGAAAACAAGGAACAACTGGCGCAGCTGGAAAGCCGCGACAACGGCAAGCTGATCCGCGAGACCCGCGGCCAGGTCGGCTACCTGCCAGAGTTTTTCCATTACACCGCGGGCCTTGCGGACAAGCTCGAAGGCGGCACCCTGCCGCTGGACAAACCGGATCTGTTTGCCTACACCGTGCACGAAGCCATGGGCGTGGTCGCCGCGATCATTCCATGGAACAGTCCGCTGTACCTGACCGCGATCAAGCTGGCGCCGGCGCTGGCGGCAGGCAACACCATCGTGATCAAGCCGTCCGAGCACGCCTCGGCGACCATTCTCGAGCTGGCGCGCCTGGCGCTGGAAGCCGGGATTCCACCGGGGGTGGTCAACGTCGTCACCGGTTACGGCCCAAGCACCGGCGCCGCCCTGACCCGCCATCCGCTGGTGCGCAAGATCGCCTTCACCGGCGGCGCGGCCACGGCGCGGCATGTGGTGCGCAGCAGCGCAGAGAACTTCGCCAAGCTGTCGCTGGAACTGGGTGGCAAATCGCCGAACATCATTTTCGCCGACGCCGACCTCGACAGCGCGATCAACGGTGCCATCGCCGGGATCTATGCGGCGTCCGGGCAAAGCTGTGTGTCGGGTTCGCGCCTGCTGGTGCAGGACGAAATCTACGACGAATTCGTCGCCCGCCTGGTGGAACGCGCCCAGCGCATCCGCATCGGCAACCCGCAGGAAGACAGCAGCGAAATGGGCCCGATGGCCACCGCGCAGCAGCTTGCTGTTGTAGAGGGGCTGGTGTCGGATGCCATTGCCGAAGGTGCGCGTTTGCGTCTGGGTGGCAAGCGTCCAGAGAATCTGGGCGAAGGCTGGTTCTATGAGCCGACCCTGTTCGAGTGCGACCGCAACTCGATGAAGATCATGCAGGAAGAAGTGTTCGGCCCGGTGGCCTCTGTCATCCGTTTCAAGGACGAAGCCGAAGCCCTGGCGATCGCCAACGACTCGCAGTTCGGCCTCGCCGCCGGCATCTGGACCCGCGACCTGGGCCGTGCCCATCGCCTGGCCCGGGACGTGCGCTCGGGGATCATCTGGGTCAACACCTACCGTGCCGTTTCGGCCATGGCGCCGATCGGCGGCTTCAAGAACAGTGGCTATGGACGCGAAAGCGGCATCGATTCCGTGCTGGCCTACACCGAGCTGAAAACGGTGTGGATCAATCTTTCCCAGGCACCGATGCCTGATCCGTTCGTGATGCGCTAGGAGTCCTGAGAAATGATCGAACCCGGCATTTACAAAGACGTCATGAGCTCGTTCCCTTCCGGGGTCACGGTGGTCACCACCCTGGACCCGGACGGTGGCATCGTCGGCATTACCGCCAGCGCCTTCAGTGCGCTGTCGATTGATCCGGCACTGGTGCTGTTCTGCCCCAACTACGCCTCGGACACTTACCCGGTGCTGCGCGACAGCAAGCAGTTCGCGATTCACCTGCTGTCCGCCGACCAGACCGCCGAAGCCTATGCGTTCGCCGGCAAGGGCAAGGACAAGGC
Proteins encoded in this window:
- a CDS encoding aldehyde dehydrogenase — its product is MTLARFQMCIGGEWVDALSGKTFESLNPALAEPWAELPDADEADVERAVQAAQTAFDSPAWRGLTATARGKLLRRLGDLIAENKEQLAQLESRDNGKLIRETRGQVGYLPEFFHYTAGLADKLEGGTLPLDKPDLFAYTVHEAMGVVAAIIPWNSPLYLTAIKLAPALAAGNTIVIKPSEHASATILELARLALEAGIPPGVVNVVTGYGPSTGAALTRHPLVRKIAFTGGAATARHVVRSSAENFAKLSLELGGKSPNIIFADADLDSAINGAIAGIYAASGQSCVSGSRLLVQDEIYDEFVARLVERAQRIRIGNPQEDSSEMGPMATAQQLAVVEGLVSDAIAEGARLRLGGKRPENLGEGWFYEPTLFECDRNSMKIMQEEVFGPVASVIRFKDEAEALAIANDSQFGLAAGIWTRDLGRAHRLARDVRSGIIWVNTYRAVSAMAPIGGFKNSGYGRESGIDSVLAYTELKTVWINLSQAPMPDPFVMR
- a CDS encoding flavin reductase family protein, yielding MIEPGIYKDVMSSFPSGVTVVTTLDPDGGIVGITASAFSALSIDPALVLFCPNYASDTYPVLRDSKQFAIHLLSADQTAEAYAFAGKGKDKANGIDWHLSERGNPLLRKATAIIECELWREYDGGDHAIIVGAVKNLILPEQPVTPMIYHKGKLGPLPALA